In Campylobacter concisus, a single window of DNA contains:
- a CDS encoding ecotin family protein — MRKFLLFIAACVLPFALLAGENTPKTEENIFELPISKMPPDYFKYEVAFFKEIEIDCNFAFLLGGKLEEKEDAHGIYYEFNGGDELAQTMMLCKDGNKKRRVYYEFTKILPGVSPIRIIIPKGVSAEIRMYERVKKIEAKKKGKNK, encoded by the coding sequence ATGAGAAAATTTTTACTTTTTATCGCAGCTTGCGTGCTTCCCTTTGCACTTTTAGCAGGCGAAAACACGCCAAAAACCGAGGAAAATATCTTTGAGCTACCTATCTCAAAGATGCCGCCTGATTATTTTAAATACGAAGTCGCATTTTTTAAAGAGATAGAAATCGACTGCAACTTCGCCTTTTTGCTCGGTGGAAAGCTCGAGGAAAAAGAAGACGCACACGGGATTTATTACGAATTTAACGGCGGGGATGAGCTAGCGCAAACGATGATGCTATGCAAGGACGGAAATAAAAAGAGGCGGGTCTATTATGAATTCACTAAAATTTTACCAGGCGTTAGCCCTATTAGAATCATAATTCCAAAAGGTGTAAGTGCGGAAATAAGAATGTATGAACGCGTAAAAAAGATAGAAGCAAAAAAGAAAGGAAAAAATAAATGA
- a CDS encoding STT3 domain-containing protein, translating into MHKVSVNCKILLIFLAAYLFGFVARMLWVLWAKEMPEFYFNGEFMLTTNDAYYYAEGARDMLAGFHQQNDFSPFNHPISTIVFYICKIFPFKIESVMFYMSVFLAPLIALPVVLISNEFKALKAGAVAAFMSVILPSYLSRTSPGYFDSDMLNVTFALFIIYFLIRLLNTNEQKFIVLPGVFVSLYLWWYQSSYALILSIFFMFLLYTLVFMRDRLQNYQAIFFMFISIVSSNAFTKDPLIANKILVFNLAVIALFFSLFCKYKNLLSARNLAIFLTLMLAIFIYFGGFDFITSKMGIYVFKGNEILSDKFHFINEHNFISEVKSASPLYFIYFMSGNILILLTAIIGYLLLCFKFRPFLLTLPMLGLGLLSFFGGVRFVMYVTPLVALGFGYFLYFFLNLFDLRNSIKNLSLLVFVVAALAINLDFAYLYRPNTVISRDEAVALDELKKVTKRDDYIFSWWDYGYAIRYFADVRTLNDPGRQGGENSYFVSLALRKGQAFSARLARAAVTYNDISLEQNTRLIEEILKDYNTSDVNTFLNQLENENFSPPVAKKAVYYYLVPNMIDIAPNIFRYSYIDVATGKKQKEDFYHVSALNGISEAGIDLGDGYTLPTNEQKFIIHNGEKIAVKSFYKVKGSGRDLRIDEKIIDKNAKIYVVFLEDYARILLLDENAFSSSFVQLFIFEKADERYFEPFVISSGVKIYRLKI; encoded by the coding sequence GTGCACAAAGTAAGCGTAAATTGTAAAATTTTACTTATATTTCTAGCTGCTTATCTGTTTGGATTTGTGGCTAGGATGCTCTGGGTATTGTGGGCAAAGGAGATGCCAGAGTTTTACTTTAATGGCGAGTTTATGCTTACGACAAATGATGCCTACTATTATGCAGAAGGTGCTAGAGATATGCTGGCTGGCTTTCATCAGCAAAATGACTTTAGCCCCTTTAATCACCCAATCTCAACTATAGTTTTTTATATTTGCAAAATTTTTCCTTTTAAGATCGAAAGCGTGATGTTTTACATGAGCGTCTTTTTAGCTCCTCTTATCGCACTTCCAGTTGTTTTGATATCAAATGAGTTTAAGGCGCTAAAAGCTGGGGCTGTGGCAGCGTTTATGAGCGTTATCTTGCCAAGCTATCTTTCAAGGACATCGCCTGGATATTTTGATAGCGACATGTTAAATGTCACATTTGCGCTTTTTATCATCTATTTTTTGATCAGGCTTTTAAACACAAATGAACAAAAATTTATTGTTTTGCCTGGAGTCTTTGTGTCGCTTTATCTTTGGTGGTATCAAAGCTCATATGCACTTATTTTAAGTATTTTCTTTATGTTTTTACTATATACGCTAGTTTTTATGCGAGATAGATTGCAAAATTATCAAGCGATATTTTTTATGTTTATAAGCATCGTAAGCTCAAATGCTTTTACTAAAGATCCACTAATAGCAAATAAAATTTTGGTTTTTAATTTAGCAGTTATTGCCTTATTTTTCTCTCTTTTTTGCAAATATAAAAATTTACTCTCAGCTAGAAATTTAGCCATTTTTCTTACTTTAATGCTAGCTATTTTTATCTATTTTGGTGGTTTTGATTTCATTACTTCAAAAATGGGTATTTATGTTTTTAAAGGCAATGAAATTCTTAGCGATAAATTTCACTTTATAAATGAGCATAATTTTATCAGTGAAGTAAAAAGTGCTAGCCCTTTATATTTTATCTATTTCATGTCAGGAAATATTCTTATATTACTGACAGCTATTATTGGATACTTGCTACTTTGCTTTAAATTTCGTCCATTTTTACTTACTTTGCCAATGCTTGGACTTGGACTCCTCTCTTTTTTTGGTGGAGTTAGATTTGTTATGTACGTAACACCACTTGTTGCACTTGGTTTTGGGTATTTCTTGTATTTTTTTTTAAATTTATTTGATCTTAGAAATTCTATTAAAAATTTATCACTTTTGGTTTTTGTCGTAGCCGCTCTTGCTATAAATTTAGATTTTGCTTATTTATATAGGCCAAACACTGTGATTAGCCGTGATGAAGCAGTGGCGCTTGATGAACTCAAAAAGGTCACAAAGCGCGATGACTATATCTTTTCATGGTGGGATTATGGTTATGCTATAAGGTATTTTGCTGATGTTAGGACGCTAAATGATCCTGGTAGACAAGGTGGTGAAAATAGTTATTTTGTTAGCCTTGCTTTGAGAAAAGGCCAGGCATTTTCAGCTAGACTTGCAAGAGCAGCAGTTACGTATAACGACATCTCACTTGAGCAAAATACTAGGCTGATAGAAGAGATTTTAAAAGACTACAACACAAGCGATGTAAATACTTTTTTAAATCAGCTTGAAAATGAAAATTTTTCTCCGCCGGTGGCAAAGAAGGCGGTTTATTACTATCTTGTGCCTAATATGATTGACATCGCACCAAATATCTTTAGATATAGCTATATCGACGTCGCAACTGGCAAAAAACAAAAAGAGGATTTTTATCATGTTAGTGCATTAAATGGCATTAGCGAAGCTGGTATTGACCTAGGAGATGGCTATACTTTGCCTACAAATGAGCAAAAATTTATCATACATAACGGCGAAAAAATAGCTGTAAAATCATTTTATAAAGTAAAAGGATCCGGAAGAGATTTGCGAATAGATGAAAAAATCATAGATAAAAATGCCAAAATTTATGTGGTTTTTTTGGAAGATTATGCGCGGATATTGTTGCTTGATGAAAATGCTTTTAGCTCATCTTTTGTGCAGCTTTTTATATTTGAAAAGGCCGATGAGAGATACTTTGAGCCATTTGTCATCTCAAGTGGCGTAAAAATTTATAGGTTAAAAATCTAA
- a CDS encoding nucleotide sugar dehydrogenase, translated as MKIAVVGLGYVGLPLAAAFSEKYEVVGFDVNTKRIEELKSGYDRTLELSSEQMKKAIDNGMKFSLDLDDIRSCNFFIVTVPTPIDKNKRPDLTPVVKATESVAKVLKKGDIVVYESTVYPGVTEEICVPLLEKSGLKFNKDFFCGYSPERINPGDKEHTVTKIKKITSGSTPEIADKVDEIYRSIITAGTHKASSIKVAEAAKVIENTQRDINIAFINELAMLFEKLGINTIDVLEAAGTKWNFLNFRPGLVGGHCIGVDPYYLTHKAQEVGYHPEMILAGRRINDDMGKYAADQVIKLMIRKGVLINKARLLVLGMTFKENCPDIRNSRVIDVVDELKDFGCKVDVTDPWADSAEVKHEYGFDLVKEYNLDDYDCIVIAVAHNEFKKLNLKGHLVYDIKNIYPEADARL; from the coding sequence ATGAAAATAGCAGTAGTAGGACTTGGATATGTGGGGCTTCCACTTGCAGCAGCTTTTAGCGAAAAGTACGAAGTAGTAGGCTTTGACGTAAACACAAAGCGTATAGAGGAGCTTAAAAGTGGGTATGATAGAACGCTTGAGCTTAGCAGCGAGCAGATGAAAAAAGCGATCGATAATGGCATGAAATTTAGCCTAGATTTAGATGATATTAGAAGTTGCAACTTCTTCATCGTGACCGTTCCAACTCCGATAGATAAGAACAAGCGCCCTGATCTAACTCCAGTCGTAAAAGCGACTGAGAGTGTGGCAAAAGTGCTTAAAAAGGGCGATATCGTGGTCTATGAAAGCACTGTTTATCCAGGCGTTACAGAAGAAATTTGCGTGCCACTTCTTGAAAAAAGTGGGCTTAAATTTAACAAAGATTTCTTCTGCGGCTACTCTCCAGAGCGTATAAACCCAGGTGACAAAGAGCACACTGTAACTAAAATCAAAAAAATCACTAGCGGCTCAACTCCAGAGATCGCTGATAAGGTCGATGAAATTTATCGCTCGATCATCACAGCTGGCACTCACAAAGCTTCAAGCATCAAGGTAGCAGAGGCTGCAAAGGTCATCGAAAATACTCAGCGCGACATTAATATTGCCTTTATAAATGAGCTTGCAATGCTATTTGAAAAGCTTGGTATAAACACAATTGATGTGTTAGAAGCAGCAGGCACGAAGTGGAATTTCTTAAATTTCCGCCCAGGCCTAGTTGGTGGTCACTGCATCGGCGTGGATCCATACTACCTAACTCACAAAGCTCAAGAGGTAGGTTACCATCCGGAAATGATCCTAGCGGGTCGCCGTATCAACGACGATATGGGTAAATACGCAGCTGATCAGGTGATAAAACTAATGATAAGAAAGGGTGTTTTGATAAACAAAGCTCGCTTGCTAGTGCTTGGCATGACATTTAAAGAAAACTGCCCAGATATAAGAAATTCTCGCGTTATAGACGTGGTTGATGAGCTAAAAGACTTTGGCTGCAAGGTCGATGTGACTGATCCTTGGGCTGATAGCGCTGAGGTAAAACACGAGTACGGCTTTGATCTAGTGAAAGAGTATAACCTAGATGACTACGACTGCATCGTGATCGCCGTAGCTCACAATGAGTTTAAAAAGCTAAATTTAAAAGGCCATTTAGTTTATGATATAAAAAATATCTATCCAGAGGCTGATGCTAGGCTGTAA
- a CDS encoding UDP-glucose dehydrogenase family protein gives MRVAVIGTGYVGLVSGACFAKMGNSVICVDVDEKKIEALKNGVVPIYEPGLADIVSDCYKNGSLKFSTQITEALEHADVLFIAVGTPMGADGQADLKYVLSVAKSIGENLSKPLIVVDKSTVPVGTGAKVHEVIEAELKKRNVEVKFEVVSNPEFLKEGAAVEDFLKPDRVVIGASSEWGFSVMRELYEPFMKNHDRLICMDVKSAEMTKYAANSMLATKISFINEIANICERVGADVNLVRKGIGSDSRIGYSFIYPGCGYGGSCFPKDVEALIYTARQNGFEPELLNAVESRNKAQKRVLFDKIYNFFGGDLKGKTIALWGLAFKPNTDDMREASSLTLIKLLDEAGAKVVAYDPKASEEAKKYMPNLDIKYAKNKYDALNGADAMVLATEWSEFRSPDFMEIKERLKNAVIFDGRNQYNAKILAEHGFKYFQIGVKA, from the coding sequence GAGTGGCAGTAATTGGAACTGGATACGTTGGACTAGTAAGTGGTGCATGCTTTGCTAAGATGGGCAACAGTGTGATCTGCGTCGATGTTGATGAAAAAAAGATCGAGGCACTAAAAAATGGTGTCGTGCCGATATATGAGCCAGGACTTGCTGATATTGTGAGTGATTGCTACAAAAATGGCTCGCTTAAATTTAGTACGCAGATAACTGAGGCGCTGGAACATGCGGATGTGCTATTTATCGCGGTTGGCACACCTATGGGCGCTGATGGACAGGCGGATTTAAAATATGTCCTCTCGGTTGCCAAGTCTATCGGAGAAAATTTAAGCAAACCACTAATCGTAGTCGATAAATCAACCGTCCCGGTGGGCACTGGAGCCAAGGTGCACGAGGTGATCGAGGCTGAGCTTAAAAAGAGAAATGTAGAGGTTAAATTTGAAGTAGTCTCAAACCCAGAGTTTTTAAAAGAGGGCGCGGCGGTTGAGGATTTTTTAAAGCCAGATCGCGTAGTTATCGGAGCTAGTAGCGAGTGGGGCTTTAGTGTGATGAGAGAGCTTTATGAGCCATTTATGAAAAATCACGACAGGCTCATTTGTATGGACGTAAAATCAGCCGAGATGACAAAATACGCTGCAAATTCGATGCTGGCAACAAAGATAAGCTTTATAAACGAGATAGCAAATATCTGCGAACGCGTGGGTGCTGATGTAAATTTAGTAAGAAAAGGCATCGGTAGCGACTCAAGGATCGGATATAGCTTCATCTATCCTGGCTGCGGATACGGCGGTAGCTGCTTTCCAAAAGATGTCGAGGCACTCATCTATACAGCTAGGCAAAATGGATTTGAGCCAGAGCTTTTAAACGCGGTCGAGTCAAGAAATAAGGCTCAAAAAAGAGTGCTGTTTGATAAAATTTATAACTTCTTTGGTGGCGATCTAAAGGGCAAGACGATCGCGCTTTGGGGGCTTGCGTTTAAACCAAACACGGACGATATGCGCGAGGCTAGCTCGCTAACTTTGATAAAACTTTTGGATGAAGCTGGCGCAAAAGTGGTCGCTTACGATCCAAAAGCGAGCGAAGAAGCTAAAAAATATATGCCAAATTTAGATATAAAATACGCTAAAAATAAATATGATGCGCTTAATGGTGCCGATGCAATGGTGCTTGCAACCGAGTGGAGCGAGTTTAGATCTCCTGATTTTATGGAGATCAAGGAGAGGCTAAAAAATGCTGTCATATTTGACGGACGAAATCAATACAACGCTAAAATTTTAGCTGAGCATGGATTTAAGTATTTTCAAATCGGAGTAAAGGCATGA
- a CDS encoding MATE family efflux transporter codes for MLINLISSIVVFVVSMGINFFLTPFILKSLGNEAFGFVGLSNAIVSYAAVISVAINSVSGRFVAHAWHKKDLNLANTYYSSVLVVNIFFCAVVVVLSSVFIINLQSFLNVPENLLFDVRMTLVFYFINFCIGLFNGVLTVCAFVTNKLYLLSIRNAISSAILALLIVALFYFFKPFISYIAISALVASLFVFFSTIFMSARITPELKFSLSKFDFSKIKELLSSGIWNSFNALNRILLTGMDLFICNIFVNANATGLLSVAKAAPIILESFVAQLSGIFAPKFVELYSKNLITDLIKEAKFSMKVIAFVMSAPAAFFVVFGLDFYTLWLPFKSADEVKFIYNVSMITLVPIVFISFVFSLFNLDSATNKLRRPAIANTILGVSTIIAQIALLKFSDYGVYGIVIVAAIFYSIRILGFDLINAALNLEVKLTTFYGVYFKNLVVFALCVLMMFACKDFVSLDNWLKFTIFAAIYAGAAYVLGYFLFFNAFERSIVWRKILKKFKRS; via the coding sequence ATGCTAATCAATCTAATAAGCTCAATCGTTGTTTTTGTCGTATCAATGGGCATAAATTTCTTTCTTACGCCATTTATTTTAAAAAGCCTTGGTAACGAGGCTTTTGGCTTTGTGGGTCTTAGTAACGCGATCGTTAGCTACGCAGCAGTCATAAGTGTAGCCATAAACTCGGTTAGTGGGCGCTTTGTCGCTCATGCGTGGCATAAAAAGGATCTAAACCTTGCAAACACCTACTACTCGTCTGTACTTGTTGTAAATATTTTCTTTTGTGCCGTTGTAGTGGTGCTTAGCTCGGTTTTTATCATAAATTTGCAAAGTTTTTTAAATGTCCCTGAAAATTTACTCTTTGACGTGAGAATGACCCTTGTTTTTTACTTTATAAATTTCTGTATCGGCTTATTTAACGGCGTTTTGACGGTCTGCGCCTTTGTGACAAATAAACTCTATCTGCTCTCCATTAGAAATGCTATCTCAAGTGCGATCTTGGCACTTTTGATCGTCGCACTTTTTTACTTTTTTAAGCCATTTATTTCTTACATCGCTATTTCAGCACTTGTGGCGAGCCTTTTTGTCTTTTTTAGCACCATTTTTATGTCAGCTCGCATCACACCGGAGCTAAAATTTAGCCTTAGTAAATTTGACTTTTCTAAGATCAAAGAGCTTTTAAGCTCTGGCATTTGGAATAGCTTTAATGCGCTAAATCGCATACTTTTAACGGGCATGGATCTTTTTATCTGCAACATTTTCGTAAATGCAAATGCCACAGGACTTCTTTCAGTTGCAAAGGCCGCTCCTATCATACTTGAGAGCTTTGTGGCACAGCTTAGCGGTATCTTTGCGCCAAAATTTGTCGAGCTTTACTCAAAAAATTTGATCACGGATCTCATAAAAGAGGCTAAATTTTCAATGAAGGTGATCGCCTTTGTGATGAGCGCTCCAGCAGCGTTTTTCGTCGTTTTCGGGCTTGATTTTTACACGCTTTGGCTACCTTTTAAAAGCGCAGATGAGGTTAAATTTATCTACAACGTCTCGATGATCACGCTTGTGCCGATCGTATTTATCAGCTTTGTTTTTTCGCTTTTTAACCTTGATAGCGCGACAAACAAGCTTCGCCGACCAGCCATTGCCAACACTATCCTTGGAGTTAGCACGATCATAGCGCAGATCGCACTGCTTAAATTTAGTGACTACGGCGTTTATGGTATCGTCATCGTCGCAGCCATTTTTTATAGCATAAGAATTCTCGGCTTTGATCTCATAAATGCCGCTTTAAATTTAGAGGTGAAGCTCACCACATTTTATGGGGTTTATTTTAAAAATTTAGTCGTTTTTGCGCTCTGCGTGCTTATGATGTTTGCCTGCAAGGACTTTGTGAGTTTAGATAACTGGCTAAAATTTACTATCTTTGCTGCGATATACGCCGGCGCAGCTTATGTTTTGGGATATTTTTTGTTTTTTAATGCCTTCGAGCGAAGCATAGTCTGGCGTAAAATTTTAAAAAAATTTAAAAGGTCTTAA
- a CDS encoding glycosyltransferase family 25 protein has protein sequence MNEIYLISLAKDTKRRELLQQKFSSYDSFKLIDAVDGRELSAREYYKIISPSFKAYGKVLSPAEVGCSLSHIKAYEAFLASEAKFALIFEDDVIGGDQAIKEAFLAASKMPESSVLICGMQDGLEGRFSAFGKKVDTSLSKPLWRVSKHSMSSIYRAGAYVLTKKSTKNLLEIHKRALCTTDVWDYLLGVNDMQMYFCDLFSHPTDLSGSNIEGERLERGYSANLKAYIKTFKFILFSRLEKLQGYERIFKRD, from the coding sequence ATGAATGAAATTTACCTGATCTCTTTGGCAAAAGATACCAAAAGGCGCGAGCTTTTGCAGCAAAAATTTAGCTCTTATGATAGCTTTAAGCTAATAGACGCAGTCGATGGCAGGGAGCTAAGTGCAAGGGAATACTATAAGATCATTTCGCCATCATTTAAGGCTTATGGCAAAGTTTTAAGCCCAGCAGAGGTTGGCTGTTCGCTCTCGCACATCAAAGCCTACGAGGCGTTTTTGGCAAGTGAGGCTAAATTTGCCCTTATCTTTGAAGATGATGTGATAGGGGGTGATCAGGCGATAAAAGAGGCATTTTTGGCAGCTAGTAAGATGCCTGAAAGTAGCGTGCTAATATGTGGCATGCAAGATGGGCTAGAGGGCAGGTTTAGTGCCTTTGGTAAAAAGGTGGATACTAGCCTAAGTAAGCCACTTTGGCGGGTCTCAAAGCACTCAATGTCAAGCATTTATAGAGCAGGGGCTTATGTGCTAACTAAAAAAAGTACTAAAAATTTGCTCGAAATTCATAAACGTGCGCTTTGCACGACTGATGTTTGGGACTATTTGCTAGGCGTTAATGATATGCAGATGTATTTTTGCGATCTCTTTTCGCATCCAACAGATCTAAGTGGCTCAAACATCGAGGGAGAGCGTCTTGAGAGAGGATATAGCGCAAATTTAAAGGCCTATATTAAAACATTTAAATTTATACTTTTCTCAAGGCTTGAAAAGCTTCAAGGTTATGAGAGAATTTTTAAAAGGGACTAG